TATATTTGCAACTCTAttcaaaggcctgtttggcAAAAAAGAGATGAGGATTCTAATGGTTGGACTCgatgctgctggaaaaacaaccaTCCTATATAAACTGAAGCTTGGAGAGATAGTCACCACCATTCCCACCATTGGTATGGATATCTTTGATTGTGTCAATCCATTTTTGTCACTTGACagttgtgtttttgagtgttttacCAACACAATCGGCTGTACTTGAACTCTACATCAGTGAAACAGTCTGAAATGTGCaaaattgtaaaataaatcagGATCTATCTGATGAAAATAATAAGAACACAAGATTATGAATCTGTCCAGAGATTTGATGGCAGCTTTCAGTATTTCATACAGAAGTCTTTATGCATGTTTCATGGACTCATTGAGAAGTATTCAGGTTTGATACCCAGGCATGTTGTATTTCCAGCTTCTCAATGCCTGTCAGCAGTCAAAACTTGAATTGTACAAAGTTTTTCAACAGTTGGTGACTCATCCATGTTTCTCCTTTTGTGTCCAGGCTTTAACGTTGAAACTGTAGAATACAAGAACATCAGCTTCACAGTGTGGGATGTGGGCGGTCAGGACAAAATCAGGCCGCTGTGGCGCCACTACTTCCAGAACACTCAAGGTGAGAGGAGACTTTGTGTTAGCATGCAGCAGTGTCAGTGAACATTACTGCCTATAGGTGGCCTCATGGTGCATAAAAGATGATCTTAAAGTTAGTCACTAATGACTCAGGCACCATTGTTCAGTTCTCAGAGGGCGTATTGTGTGACTCCTCTGCTATTTCCTGAAATTGAATTCATCAGAATATGTGAAGACACTGTAGACTGACGCTGCTTACTGTTTCCTACTGATGATGCAACCTGCAGGTAAACTCTCAGCTGAACTGGTATTTGGTTGTAGTTTTAATCCTATAGATATTTCAGCAGCTCCATCCACACTACCTGTGGGCCTGCTGTATTATCTACAGCAGATGCAGCAAACATCACTGTCCATACACTGAGCATCCAAGTGTGAAATTGAACGTGTGAATCCCTTTGGTGATGATGAGTAgatacagcatacaacatcaaATAAAGGCCCAGGAGTATTTCACAAACTGAATGCCTTACTCCAGAAGATATCAAGAGTTTTTCTCAACATATAAAGATGCTGATGTGTGAtacgtcggtggcttagtggtagagcagatgccccatgtacaaggctgttgccgcagcggcccgggttcgcggcccgggttcgactccagcctgtggccctttgctgcatgttactccctctctctctccccttttcacgcttgtctgtcctatacattaaaggctaaaaaaagcccccaaaaaaatctaaaaaaaaagaaaaaaaagaaagaaactttagctcacctggtagagtatGTGCCCCACTGAGGCTGACTCCTTGGCAGCAGCCTGggcttgaatccatcctgtggCCCTTCACTGCCTCTGTCTCCCCCCTTACCCATCACTCTTCAGCTGCACTATCAataaaaagcaccaaaaaataatcttaaaaaaaattaaaactccAGTATGGTGACAACACAACCTCAGACCACtcaaaattcaaataaaatagTATGTGATGGAAACATCATTCATTGGTTGCTAATTAAAGTCCTCACTGAGGCCGTGGCGGCCTGTGATCGGGCCTCACAGATACACACTCATGTGTTTTAAGGTCACAAGTCAGAGAGGTCAGGACACACTGCTCCACTGTGAGATAAACCGTGCCAAAATGCCTCCCTCAGAAATCATTGAGAGCATACTAAACTGCCATCAGATACCAGGCTACTACTTCTGCTCTTTTCGATGCAGTGTTGGATTCACTAAATGGTATCTGCCTCTCTTATTTAAGGGTTGACATTTCTAAACTGCTCAATTCTGTCTCTGAATGTCTAAACGAGGGAGCAAGTCTTTTGACAATAACTTTTAAGAGCAGATAAGTGAGatacttttgttttctctggcaGTTAAGAGACTTAGAATAGTCTTGTCCCAACCAAGTTTATTGCTCCCACTCCAGACATTTAATATTGATTATCTGCCGATGCTGAGTCCCGATCAGGTACTTCTGTTTTCCTTgataatacagctgcacagAGAATATTAAAACTAGTGAAATCAATCCAGTGTATATGGGTATGAATATCTCTACTcttcagtgtttgttgcttCGGAGAGGCCTTAGTAACCTGAATGAACTGTAGTCTGTCGAGTGTTTATTTTCGTcatctgtttattgttttgcGTGGATAataaatcactctgactggcttTTTGTTGGCGAGGGTGAGTGTGACAGACCGCTCTCTATcctctgcctgtagtgaaacacCATGACGACAGTCAGACTCAAACTCTGAGCTGAAACAAGTGCTCGTAACTTTggtaaataacataaataaacagtctTATACTGAGTTAAACTGTCGTTCATGGTGTGTGGTGTTTAACGGCAGGTGGGTTGCAGAGTGGAGGAGAGTTGATGACGGCTGCGCTTGTTGCTAAACATGAAAGTGTCGTctgtaaaaacacctgtgtgacagctggTGTAAAACAGAAGGTAGGATTGGGCCTTAATATGGCCGACCCCCAtcagttaaagaaaaaagagtCGATGGGCCTGATGCTGAGATTGGGTCGGGACATGCTTATCTGATACCGTGACAGTGGTCGTGTTACATTATTTGGATAATAACACGACAGAAAGAAAGACTAAAACTTTGTAGTTAGACCTCGTGCCCTCAGTGAGCAGTGATGACTTTATTTTACTGATATATTGCTGCCTGCAGAGGGTCTGTGATtaaacacagagctgctgtgtaCAGATTCTGGGGCAACAACCTGAGCAGCTCCTTCACAGGCTGCTGTCTATGTGACAACTTTGTCCATAGTaataacatgtttgtgtgtttactgaGCTACAGAGATGATGAAATATTTACCAAATGTGTTGGCTCATAAACAGGAAGTTTTCGAACACTGCATTGACTAGATCCTCTCTTGCTTCTCGTTTTGTGAAATatcaacacacactcatgcagcTCTGTAGGTTGATTTGAGCCGTCTGACTGTAGAAGTATAAACTGTCTGCGTCTTCATAATGATGCTTTTACATAATTAATGGGAGTGAGTGTGAGGTTGTCAGACAGCATGATTCAAGTGTTTTGTCATCATTTGGCCTGATAAAATGTTCACACTCAACAGACCTGCAGTTACAGAGTGACACATTTAGAGTTTATTTATTGGCTGTTTTCAACACTTGACTGTAACGTAGGCATCTTCACAGCTGAGCTGACTCTCAGCGGTTCATTTTCATCAGAATAATTCTCAAATGTTTTGGAGTTATTGATCAAGATAATCGCCACGTTAGAACCACTGAGTTGCATTCGTCCAGTTCATCGTATGAATATTAGTGATCTTTTGGGTCAAAGAGACTTTTTCAGCAGCAGGAACAGTTTGTACAGAGTGAATTATCAACGGCGGCAAAGTCACAGCTTCTGATCTGCAGGAAGAAAATGTTTAGGAACCAGAAGACAAATGATTATAATGcaacatttctgtgttttagccAGTAACTAAAATGCATATATCTGCATTAAGTGTGAACTGTATTTTGTGTGCAGGGCTTATCTTTGTGGTGGACAGCaacgacagagagagagtgaacgAGGCGAGGGAGGAGTTGTCCAGAATGCTCGCTGAGGACGAACTCAGAGACGCCGTGCTGCTCGTTTTTGCAAATAAACAGGTGAGGTCACTTTAAGTTATGTTCTATGTACCAATTAAACTGAGATGGAAATCTATGTTGTCTTAAGAGGAAACGCTACAGGTGAGAACTTACATTAGGACAGGTATTTTTGGCATTACAAGTTTTCTGATATCTTAAGTTCATCTATGTAAATGAGGAATTATTTGGTACAAACCTGAGCCTCCAAGCCAAACAATGGATGGACATTGTTTCTCTGAGGTCTAGAGGAGCAATACTCCTGTCTTTATTTCAGAAGACATAGACGCAGCTACACTGTGAACGTCTGTGGACAATTAAAGGTCCTTTAACACGTGGACTCATTAATACTCAACTGCTGTGCCCCTACACAGTGTTCTCTGGGGTGTTCATGTTGTgtctaaaactttaaaaatactttatatAAAGAGGTTAAAAAAGAGAACTTTGAACTCTTCTGGCCACGATAATCATGTTGTGAAAATCTAATATCGTGCCAGCCTGAGTCTAAAAGAAGACGTGTTGTGCAGAAaacacagtgagcagcagcaaagagctGCTTGCAGCAATAATTATACTTTTTAACAGCTCGTGGGCGTGAGTGTGTTTCAGGCAGATCAACGTGTCACTGGAGTCTCAGGACTGTTTACTTACGGCTGCTGGTGTCCTCAGGCCGCAAGTAGCTGCTAAGTTTTTAACTTTCCACAACTTTTACTTGGGTCACACTTTGCCGTAGAATTAAATGAAGCTCAGAGCAGATGCTCCATAGACAGCGCATGGCAGCTCGCTGCAGGACGCACTTCGGTGCTGCTTGGTGTGTGTTCAGCATCATGGAAGCAAAATAGAcagaaatattaaaagaaaagacCAGTGCATGAAAGACCTGTTTCTACCTGTAGTCGCTCCCCTTAAATTGCTAGATTTAGGACCATCTTAACTGAGACTAAATCCTGACTAAGACCAGAGTCTATCAAGAACgagtcaagaccaagaccagaccagtgTGAGTCCCACATTGCGTGATACTAAAATTTGAAACCTATAAACCATAGGCAGTCGTCTTATTGATCTGAAGAATCCACGTTcacataaaaacacccacagaaaacaaatgaaagctCCTCCATATTGACCTCTTTAAatgcaatatactgtatatgtgtgtatgtgcacctTAATAAATtctttaataaataattaaaaggcTTCGCAGAGGTGAATTCATGTGGgaatgtttctttgtttttttagtgagtaaacaaatacaaacactaagCAGCTGAAATCAACTTAACCATCTTTATCTAACACTGTTTTTGCAAAGTTAATGCAGTGATATCCCTGCAGCTGTGGTCTTGAACAGTTCTGAATCTTGTTCAAATCTCAAATcggtttttttttgtgactgcGACAAGACTTGAGTAAAAGTGCAGTCGGTCTCAAGATGAGACTAAAGACACACTGAGTCTGTCTAAACATAAATACGACCTCACGTTGTGTCAATCACGTTTGCATACTGAATCCAAAACCTTCGCCCGTCATTTAAATTTTCAGAACACGTTCAATTTCCTGCTTTTTCACCTCCGTCAGAGCCGTTAGAGACATTTGACCAAGACTCAGCCAAGAAACTGTGGCGGCAGGACACAGCTGAGACGAGACAGAGgaacagaatcatttcataactcagacagcTACTGTCAGCAGGTCAGGTACTAacattcaggtggatgatgatgatgaagaggaggatgtggatGCAGCTTCTGTGTCAAATGAAAGACAGTGGTAGTGATGACAGCCACACAGGTgcagagaggcaaaggaggaaatgtgtcctCTCGtgatgaattaaataaatgtatgtgaaACACGTGACTCAGTGTGTAACGGACATCTAGAGTATTAAAACACTGAACGTGGAGGTATCCGTGTTTGTAACCTTGATCGTGACCGACTGTTTGTTCTTCTCCAGGATCTCCCCAACGCTATGAACGCTGCAGAGATCACAGACAAGCTGGGCTTGCACGCCCTCCGCCAGCGCAGCTGGTACATCCAGGCCACCTGTGCCACCAGTGGGGATGGCTTGTATGAGGGCCTGGACTGGCTCTCCAACCAGCTGAAGAACCAGAAATGATCCATTCCACcagttttgatttttgtttgttgtttattttttctgtttcaacaCAGCGGCAGCACCGGACCCAGGCCCCCCTTCGCTCCCATCTAACCCAAGTTTCAGTCCCAGCTCTTTCTTTCAAGAACTTCCTTCATTCCCTCCCT
The Epinephelus moara isolate mb chromosome 13, YSFRI_EMoa_1.0, whole genome shotgun sequence genome window above contains:
- the arf2b gene encoding ADP-ribosylation factor 2b, which codes for MGNIFATLFKGLFGKKEMRILMVGLDAAGKTTILYKLKLGEIVTTIPTIGFNVETVEYKNISFTVWDVGGQDKIRPLWRHYFQNTQGLIFVVDSNDRERVNEAREELSRMLAEDELRDAVLLVFANKQDLPNAMNAAEITDKLGLHALRQRSWYIQATCATSGDGLYEGLDWLSNQLKNQK